A stretch of the Uranotaenia lowii strain MFRU-FL chromosome 3, ASM2978415v1, whole genome shotgun sequence genome encodes the following:
- the LOC129757168 gene encoding glucose-6-phosphate exchanger SLC37A2 isoform X1 has protein sequence MRPFRSGRRIMSTSNYPNAPLGIRLAAALGSKLFPRWQINRLLWFKCSVLTFTYLAYMCYHMTRKPISVVKSVLHRNCSEVQIPPEFIHNGGEPPNDSTWCDYPPFDGPDSAALLGSLDSAFLFSYAIAMFFSGFIAERVSLRYFLALGMLFSGIFCYLFGVAKVYDIHSMWYFVFVQAMAGMFQTTGWPGVVTIVGRWFGKAKRGLIFGIWNSHTSIGNILGSLIAAHYVEKDWSMSFIVPGFLMGVFGFVMFLFLVDRPEIVDCQEKVGDVRSGYRRIDDERIAEAGGSSDNDDLNGTSSEQDNPSLRSLRGSYSNVEINERTPIYGSINRAPAPDDAIGFVGALKIPGVAEFSLCLFFSKLVSYTFLFWLPLYIQSSTTLGAELSADLSILFDIGGIVGAIAAGLISDYTGMSATTCTGMLALAAPALLVYQQWGAVSLSFNICLLFVAGVLVNGPYALITTSVSAELGQHRSLNGNSKALATVTAIIDGTGSIGAAIGPLLAGLVSSSGWGRVFYMLIVSDILALLLLLRLVSKELKRRRSRTRNVRIE, from the exons GTTCAAATGTTCGGTACTTACCTTCACCTACTTAGCGTACATGTGCTATCACATGACCCGGAAGCCGATCTCGGTCGTTAAATCGGTGCTGCATCGGAACTGCAGCGAGGTTCAGATTCCGCCGGAATTTATCCACAACGGCGGTGAACCACCGAACGATAGTACCTGGTGCGATTATCCGCCCTTCGATGGACCAGATTCGGCCGCCCTGCTGGGCAGTTTGGATTCGGCATTCCTGTTCAGCTATGCCATCGCTATGTTCTTCTCCGGTTTCATCGCCGAACGTGTATCGCTGAGGTACTTCCTGGCCCTGGGGATGTTGTTCTCCGGCATCTTCTGCTACCTGTTTGGGGTGGCCAAGGTGTACGATATCCATTCGATGTGGTATTTTGTGTTTGTGCAGGCCATGGCCGGCATGTTCCAAACGACTGGCTGGCCGGGAGTTGTGACCATTGTCGGTCGTTGGTTTGGCAAAGCCAAGCGGGGCTTAATCTTCGGTATCTGGAACAGTCACACATCGATTGGAAACATTTTGGGCTCCCTGATAGCGGCCCATTATGTCGAGAAGGACTGGTCGATGTCTTTCATAGTGCCCGGTTTCCTGATGGGGGTATTTGGGTTTGTGATGTTTCTATTTTTGGTGGACCGGCCGGAGATTGTCGATTGTCAGGAGAAGGTCGGCGATGTACGATCGGGCTATAGGCGTATCGACGATGAGCGGATTGCTGAAGCTGGCGGAAGCTCGGATAATGATGATCTCAACGGAACGAGCAGCGAACAG GATAATCCCTCGCTAAGAAGTTTGCGTGGCAGCTATTCTAACGTT GAAATCAACGAACGGACTCCCATTTATGGCAGTATTAATCGTGCTCCGGCACCGGATGACGCCATCGGATTCGTGGGGGCGCTCAAGATTCCTGGTGTAGCCGAATTTTCTCTCTGCTTGTTTTTCTCCAAACTAGTGAGCTATACCTTTCTGTTCTGGCTGCCGCTCTACATTCAATCGTCAA CAACACTGGGAGCGGAACTTAGTGCCGATTTATCGATTCTGTTCGATATAGGGGGCATCGTTGGGGCGATTGCGGCCGGTCTAATCTCCGATTACACCGGAATGTCCGCTACGACCTGTACCGGAATGTTGGCGTTGGCGGCACCAGCG CTTCTCGTATACCAACAATGGGGAGCCGTATCTCTGTCGTTCAAcatatgtttattgtttgtggCTGGAGTCCTGGTGAATGGACCCTATGCTTTGATCACTACTTCCGTGAGTGCTGAATTAG GACAGCACAGATCTTTGAACGGAAACTCGAAAGCCTTGGCTACTGTCACGGCTATAATCGATGGTACCGGTTCTATTG GTGCTGCCATTGGTCCGCTGCTTGCCGGCCTGGTGTCCTCGTCCGGCTGGGGACGAGTGTTCTATATGCTAATCGTGTCAGATATTCTCGCCTTGCTACTTTTGCTCCGGCTGGTGTCCAAGGAGCTGAAACGGCGCCGATCACGAACCCGAAACGTTCGAATAGAGTAA
- the LOC129757168 gene encoding glucose-6-phosphate exchanger SLC37A2 isoform X2 has protein sequence MRPFRSGRRIMSTSNYPNAPLGIRLAAALGSKLFPRWQINRLLWFKCSVLTFTYLAYMCYHMTRKPISVVKSVLHRNCSEVQIPPEFIHNGGEPPNDSTWCDYPPFDGPDSAALLGSLDSAFLFSYAIAMFFSGFIAERVSLRYFLALGMLFSGIFCYLFGVAKVYDIHSMWYFVFVQAMAGMFQTTGWPGVVTIVGRWFGKAKRGLIFGIWNSHTSIGNILGSLIAAHYVEKDWSMSFIVPGFLMGVFGFVMFLFLVDRPEIVDCQEKVGDVRSGYRRIDDERIAEAGGSSDNDDLNGTSSEQEINERTPIYGSINRAPAPDDAIGFVGALKIPGVAEFSLCLFFSKLVSYTFLFWLPLYIQSSTTLGAELSADLSILFDIGGIVGAIAAGLISDYTGMSATTCTGMLALAAPALLVYQQWGAVSLSFNICLLFVAGVLVNGPYALITTSVSAELGQHRSLNGNSKALATVTAIIDGTGSIGAAIGPLLAGLVSSSGWGRVFYMLIVSDILALLLLLRLVSKELKRRRSRTRNVRIE, from the exons GTTCAAATGTTCGGTACTTACCTTCACCTACTTAGCGTACATGTGCTATCACATGACCCGGAAGCCGATCTCGGTCGTTAAATCGGTGCTGCATCGGAACTGCAGCGAGGTTCAGATTCCGCCGGAATTTATCCACAACGGCGGTGAACCACCGAACGATAGTACCTGGTGCGATTATCCGCCCTTCGATGGACCAGATTCGGCCGCCCTGCTGGGCAGTTTGGATTCGGCATTCCTGTTCAGCTATGCCATCGCTATGTTCTTCTCCGGTTTCATCGCCGAACGTGTATCGCTGAGGTACTTCCTGGCCCTGGGGATGTTGTTCTCCGGCATCTTCTGCTACCTGTTTGGGGTGGCCAAGGTGTACGATATCCATTCGATGTGGTATTTTGTGTTTGTGCAGGCCATGGCCGGCATGTTCCAAACGACTGGCTGGCCGGGAGTTGTGACCATTGTCGGTCGTTGGTTTGGCAAAGCCAAGCGGGGCTTAATCTTCGGTATCTGGAACAGTCACACATCGATTGGAAACATTTTGGGCTCCCTGATAGCGGCCCATTATGTCGAGAAGGACTGGTCGATGTCTTTCATAGTGCCCGGTTTCCTGATGGGGGTATTTGGGTTTGTGATGTTTCTATTTTTGGTGGACCGGCCGGAGATTGTCGATTGTCAGGAGAAGGTCGGCGATGTACGATCGGGCTATAGGCGTATCGACGATGAGCGGATTGCTGAAGCTGGCGGAAGCTCGGATAATGATGATCTCAACGGAACGAGCAGCGAACAG GAAATCAACGAACGGACTCCCATTTATGGCAGTATTAATCGTGCTCCGGCACCGGATGACGCCATCGGATTCGTGGGGGCGCTCAAGATTCCTGGTGTAGCCGAATTTTCTCTCTGCTTGTTTTTCTCCAAACTAGTGAGCTATACCTTTCTGTTCTGGCTGCCGCTCTACATTCAATCGTCAA CAACACTGGGAGCGGAACTTAGTGCCGATTTATCGATTCTGTTCGATATAGGGGGCATCGTTGGGGCGATTGCGGCCGGTCTAATCTCCGATTACACCGGAATGTCCGCTACGACCTGTACCGGAATGTTGGCGTTGGCGGCACCAGCG CTTCTCGTATACCAACAATGGGGAGCCGTATCTCTGTCGTTCAAcatatgtttattgtttgtggCTGGAGTCCTGGTGAATGGACCCTATGCTTTGATCACTACTTCCGTGAGTGCTGAATTAG GACAGCACAGATCTTTGAACGGAAACTCGAAAGCCTTGGCTACTGTCACGGCTATAATCGATGGTACCGGTTCTATTG GTGCTGCCATTGGTCCGCTGCTTGCCGGCCTGGTGTCCTCGTCCGGCTGGGGACGAGTGTTCTATATGCTAATCGTGTCAGATATTCTCGCCTTGCTACTTTTGCTCCGGCTGGTGTCCAAGGAGCTGAAACGGCGCCGATCACGAACCCGAAACGTTCGAATAGAGTAA
- the LOC129756070 gene encoding chitinase-3-like protein 1 yields MKHLGLTFLCVVFCFAVSQAVAEKKIVCYLGTWAYYRWGVGKFTVDNIHTGLCTHLMYAFFGINEDGTVRIIDPYLDLEENWGLGYVKRFNDLKKLNSELKTMAAIGGWNEKSLKFSKVSADPVLRKKFIDDCVKLCQTFGFDGIDLDWEYPSQQDSPSLDDKDNHAIWLEEFRVEFDRHGLLLSAAVASAEFSSGLSYHIARVSAALDFINVMTYDLHGPWDFQTGLNSPLYEGPADVTERQKQMNTNASIQYWLSQGADPKKIILGIPLYGRTFTLAREQENHIGAPINGPGMAGPFTREPGFIGYNEFCDMFAKENWDIHYSQEQVGFYAVKGNQWIGFDNVETIEAKVQYMHDNDLGGIMVWSLETDDYHGLCGPRYALMNTVYRLVNHGAEPPAPPPAVTTPVPPTGPTGPNVGECDPAGIFPNPDSCQKFFVCTEDGRRFDFECPDGLLFDPVNLYCNWKDAVHCELL; encoded by the exons ATGAAACACCTAGGATTAACGTTTTTGTGTGTGGTGTTCTGTTTTGCTGTGTCCCAGGCCGTTGCAGAAA aaaaaattgtttgttactTGGGCACCTGGGCTTACTACAGATGGGGAGTGGGAAAGTTCACCGTAGATAATATCCATACCGGACTGTGTACCCACTTGATGTATGCCTTTTTCGGTATCAATGAGGATGGAACCGTACGGATCATTGACCCCTATCTGGATCTGGAGGAAAACTGGGGCCTGGGATACGTCAAAAGATTCAACGATCTGAAAAAGCTTAATAGTGAACTGAAAACGATGGCAGCGATTGGTGGATGGAACGAAAAGTCGCTCAAATTTTCCAAAGTATCGGCTGATCCGGTGCTGCGAAAAAAGTTCATCGACGATTGCGTTAAGCTGTGCCAGACGTTCGGCTTCGATGGGATCGATTTGGATTGGGAATATCCATCGCAGCAGGACAGCCCTTCGTTGGACGATAAGGATAATCACGCCATCTGGCTCGAGGAATTCCGAGTGGA ATTCGATCGCCATGGACTGCTGTTGAGTGCTGCGGTGGCATCGGCCGAATTCTCATCCGGGTTGTCCTACCACATAGCACGAGTGTCGGCTGCTCTCGATTTCATCAACGTGATGACGTACGATCTGCACGGTCCCTGGGACTTCCAAACCGGACTAAACTCGCCGCTCTACGAAGGACCGGCTGACGTTACGGAACGCCAGAAGCAGATGAACACCAACGCCAGCATCCAGTACTGGCTGTCGCAAGGTGCAGATCCGAAGAAAATTATTCTCGGCATTCCGTTGTACGGAAGAACTTTCACCTTGGCCAGAGAGCAGGAAAACCATATTGGGGCTCCCATTAATGGGCCTGGAATGGCTGGACCATTCACTCGAGAACCCGGATTTATTGGCTACAATGAGTTCTGCGATATGTTTGCGAAAGAAAACTGGGACATTCATTACAGCCAGGAACAGGTCGGATTCTACGCTGTCAAGGGAAATCAATGGATCGGATTCGATAATGTTGAAACTATCGAAGCTAAG gTACAATACATGCACGATAACGATCTCGGTGGGATAATGGTGTGGTCCCTGGAAACCGATGATTATCACGGACTCTGTGGTCCCAGATATGCGTTGATGAACACCGTCTACAGACTGGTCAATCATGGAGCTGAACCGCCTGCGCCACCTCCCGCTGTCACTACCCCGGTACCGCCGACTGGACCAACCGGACCAAATGTGGGAGAATGCGATCCGGCAGGGATTTTTCCGAATCCCGATTCCTGTCAAAAGTTCTTCGTCTGTACCGAAGATGGACGGCGGTTCGATTTCGAGTGTCCCGATGGTCTGCTGTTTGATCCCGTTAACCTGTACTGCAACTGGAAGGATGCCGTCCATTGTGAATTGTTGTGA
- the LOC129756432 gene encoding chitinase-3-like protein 1, with translation MRAAVLIGFVLSTLMVIGVLSNDKKFVCYYGSWAVYRNGKGAFSVDNIDPFLCTHLIYSFVGLNVNGTIRVLDPWNDLEENWGRGAMKQFNNLKRYNPKLRTLVAIGGWNEGSMVYSGVAKNSALRSRLARDAADFCLTHGFDGFDLDWEYPGQRDGDPSVDRENFSLLLAEMREEFDKKGLLLTAAVASTQTSASISYNIPEVAKFVDFINVMAYDLHGPWEPLTGHNAPLLPGPHDISPLQYELNVEAVVRFWLQSGAPAEKLVLGLPLYGRSFTLRFDNNHTIGAATSGPGQGGQYSYEAGFLGYNEVCEKLMFSKWNRCWDDDQKVPYAYSGNQWVGYDDEESLTLKVDLIKQYGLAGAMVWSIETDDFHGSCGEKNVLLNTIARELELVPPPPTPSTTTEGSTQTTTTTPDSTTTTSSTATPTTTVESTQTATTTTPGSTSSTTIDPQQCPGIGYFRDAHDCSKFYYCDGTTRFEFRCAIGLYFDETILACNWAHLVDCKPLTD, from the exons ATGAGAGCAGCTGTTTTAATTGGATTTGTGTTATCAACACTTATGGTTATTGGTGTACTCTCGAATGATA AGAAATTTGTTTGCTACTACGGCTCGTGGGCAGTTTACAGAAATGGAAAGGGAGCATTTTCGGTGGACAATATCGATCCATTCCTGTGTACTCACCTGATTTACTCATTTGTCGGACTCAATGTCAATGGAACGATACGCGTTCTAGATCCCTGGAATGATCTGGAGGAGAACTGGGGACGAGGAGCTATGAaacaattcaataatttgaaaagatacAACCCGAAGCTGAGGACATTGGTTGCCATTGGAGGTTGGAATGAAGGTTCGATGGTGTATTCAGGGGTCGCCAAAAATTCGGCTCTGCGTTCAAGACTAGCTAGGGACGCTGCCGATTTCTGCCTGACACATGGTTTCGATGGTTTTGATTTGGATTGGGAATATCCGGGACAACGAGATGGTGACCCTTCAGTTGATCGGGAGAATTTCAGTCTACTTTTGGCCGAAATGAGGGAAGAGTTCGATAAAAAAGGGCTGCTCCTAACTGCGGCCGTTGCTTCGACACAAACGTCCGCATCCATATCGTACAACATCCCGGAGGTTGCGAAGTTTGTGGACTTTATCAATGTGATGGCATACGATCTGCATGGTCCCTGGGAGCCATTAACCGGTCATAATGCCCCTCTGCTACCGGGACCACACGATATATCACCGCTACAGTACGAGCTTAACGTTGAAGCAGTTGTCCGCTTTTGGCTACAAAGTGGAGCTCCTGCGGAGAAGCTGGTTTTAGGACTGCCACTTTATGGTAGATCGTTTACACTGCGATTTGACAACAACCACACCATAGGTGCAGCCACCAGCGGCCCTGGGCAGGGTGGACAGTATTCTTACGAGGCCGGATTTTTGGGATACAATGAG GTTTGCGAGAAGCTTATGTTTTCTAAATGGAATCGCTGTTGGGATGACGATCAGAAAGTTCCGTACGCGTACAGTGGTAATCAGTGGGTTGGGTACGATGATGAGGAAAGTTTAACTTTGAAGGTCGACCTCATCAAACAGTACGGACTAGCAGGAGCTATGGTATGGTCCATCGAAACTGACGATTTTCATGGTTCATGTGGTGAGAAAAATGTTCTATTGAATACTATTGCAAGAGAGTTGGAGTTAGTGCCGCCGCCTCCAACTCCGAGTACGACAACTGAAGGCTCAACACAAACGACCACAACTACTCCCGATTCAACGACGACAACATCATCTACCGCAACGCCAACAACTACGGTGGAGTCTACTCAAACTGCTACTACCACCACTCCTGGGAGCACCTCTTCGACGACAATTGATCCGCAGCAATGCCCCGGAATCGGTTACTTCCGGGATGCGCACGATTGTTCCAAATTCTACTACTGCGACGGAACGACGCGGTTCGAGTTCCGGTGTGCCATCGGTTTGTACTTCGATGAAACTATCTTGGCGTGCAATTGGGCGCACCTTGTGGACTGTAAGCCGTTGACTGATTGA